The Rhodococcus sp. ABRD24 genome contains the following window.
CCCGCATGTGCCGTTCGGCGGTGCGAAGAAGAGTGGGTACGGGCCAAAGGAGCAGGGCCGATCGACCCGGGAGTTCTTCACTCACACCACCACGGTGTATCTGCGGGGCGGGGAGGCTCGGGTATGAGTCGCGGCGCTCTCGAGGGCATCGTTGTCGCCGATTTCAGCCGGGTCCTCGCCGGACCGTACGCGACGATGCTGCTCGGTGATCTCGGTGCGGAGATCGTCAAGATCGAACGGCCGGGAGTCGGGGACGACACGCGGGCCTGGGGACCGCCCTTCGACAACGAAGGCAACGCCACCTACTTCAACTCGGTCAATCGCAACAAGACCTCCTTGGTGCTCGACTTGGGCACCGAGGACGGGCGTGCGCGCGCCCGGGATCTGGTCAGCCGCGCCGATATCGTCGTCGAGAACTTTCGCGCGGGGACGATGGAGCGCCTCGGATTGGGCTACGACGACCTCCGGACGATCAAACCTGATCTGATCTACTGTTCGATCACCGGATTCGGGCACGGGGGAGGTGCCGACATGCCGGGCTATGACCTGCTTGTGCAGGCAGTCGGTGGCCTCATGAGTATGACCGGCCCCGAGCCCGGCTCGCCGACGAAGATCGGTGTCGCACTGGTCGACGTGCTGACCGGCCTGCATGCTCTTGCGGGCATACTGGCAGCCCTCAACCATCGCAACTCCACCGGCCAAGGCCAGCGGGTCGACACCAATCTTCTGTCGGTGCTGCTCTCGTCGCTGGTCAATCAGGCCTCTGGATACCTTGGTGCCCAAGCTGTTCCCGCAATCATGGGTAATCGGCACCCCAGCATCGCCCCGTACGAGGTCTTCCCGACCGCAGATCGCCCCATCGCCCTGGC
Protein-coding sequences here:
- a CDS encoding CoA transferase, translating into MSRGALEGIVVADFSRVLAGPYATMLLGDLGAEIVKIERPGVGDDTRAWGPPFDNEGNATYFNSVNRNKTSLVLDLGTEDGRARARDLVSRADIVVENFRAGTMERLGLGYDDLRTIKPDLIYCSITGFGHGGGADMPGYDLLVQAVGGLMSMTGPEPGSPTKIGVALVDVLTGLHALAGILAALNHRNSTGQGQRVDTNLLSVLLSSLVNQASGYLGAQAVPAIMGNRHPSIAPYEVFPTADRPIALAVGNDKQFAQLSDALGLPELAVDERFRTNTSRVVNRAALCDVVSAGLAAEGADHWFTTLTAAGVPAGPINDIAEAFDFAEQLGLDAVVDVPGSSTPQVANPISMSATPVQYRSAPPQLGDAEEN